A window of Amycolatopsis australiensis contains these coding sequences:
- a CDS encoding SDR family oxidoreductase has product MSEQREVVVTGGGTGIGLAIAARFAAAGERVTVTGRRKDVLEAAAERIGARAVAFDASDPAAVRAALAELPARVDVLVNNAGGNTDRIREAPAPDDLQGLADAWRANFDANVLPAVLVTAAVKPRFADNVRVVTLGSVAAKQGSGSYGAAKAAIEAWNTDLARQLGAAGSANVVAPGVILDTEFFHGTLTEEWLSSRVSVAFDKRAGTPEEVAETVQFLASPGAGHITGQVVHVNGGAYGAR; this is encoded by the coding sequence ATGAGCGAACAGCGGGAAGTCGTGGTCACCGGGGGCGGCACGGGCATCGGGCTGGCGATCGCCGCCCGGTTCGCGGCGGCGGGCGAGCGGGTCACCGTCACCGGGCGCCGCAAGGACGTGCTGGAGGCGGCCGCGGAGCGGATCGGCGCGCGGGCGGTCGCCTTCGACGCGAGCGACCCGGCGGCGGTGCGGGCCGCGCTGGCGGAGCTGCCGGCACGGGTGGACGTCCTGGTCAACAACGCCGGCGGCAACACCGACCGCATCCGGGAGGCACCGGCCCCGGACGACCTGCAGGGGCTGGCCGACGCGTGGCGCGCGAACTTCGACGCCAACGTCCTCCCCGCCGTCCTCGTCACGGCTGCCGTGAAACCCCGCTTCGCGGACAACGTGCGGGTTGTGACCCTCGGCTCTGTCGCGGCGAAGCAAGGCTCCGGCTCGTACGGCGCGGCGAAGGCGGCGATCGAGGCGTGGAACACCGACCTCGCGCGGCAGCTCGGAGCGGCCGGCTCGGCCAACGTCGTGGCACCCGGCGTCATCCTCGACACGGAGTTCTTCCACGGCACGCTGACCGAGGAATGGCTCAGCTCAAGGGTTTCCGTCGCATTCGACAAGCGCGCGGGAACGCCCGAGGAAGTCGCGGAAACGGTGCAGTTCCTGGCTTCACCGGGCGCCGGCCACATCACCGGTCAGGTGGTGCACGTCAACGGCGGCGCGTACGGCGCCCGCTAG
- a CDS encoding SDR family NAD(P)-dependent oxidoreductase, with protein MTLLAGKNAIIYGAGGRIGAAVATAFAEDGAKVFLAGRTRARLEEVAARIGAAAEVAEVDALDEAAVDAHADAVAARGGLDISFNLIAHGDVQGTPLLEMSLADYERPVRTAVRTQFLTARAAARHMVKQQSGVILLFGGAGDPVREFSVGGLQVAFHAVEAMRRQLAAELGRHGVRAVTLRTGGIPETIPKDFPGRAELEDNIAAKTMLGRAATLADVGAVAAFVASDRARTMTASTVNISCGALVD; from the coding sequence ATGACGTTGCTGGCCGGCAAGAACGCGATCATCTACGGCGCAGGCGGCCGCATCGGCGCGGCGGTGGCGACCGCGTTCGCCGAGGACGGCGCGAAGGTGTTTCTGGCGGGCCGCACCCGCGCCAGGCTGGAGGAGGTGGCGGCACGCATCGGCGCGGCGGCCGAGGTGGCGGAGGTCGACGCGCTGGACGAGGCAGCGGTGGACGCCCACGCCGACGCGGTCGCGGCCAGGGGAGGCCTGGACATCTCGTTCAACCTCATCGCCCACGGCGACGTCCAGGGAACACCGTTGCTGGAGATGAGCTTGGCGGACTACGAGCGCCCGGTCCGGACGGCGGTGCGCACCCAGTTCCTGACGGCCCGAGCGGCGGCCCGCCACATGGTGAAGCAGCAGTCGGGAGTGATCCTGCTGTTCGGTGGAGCGGGCGACCCGGTACGGGAGTTTTCGGTCGGCGGGCTCCAGGTGGCGTTTCACGCGGTGGAGGCGATGCGCCGCCAGCTGGCGGCCGAGCTGGGCAGGCACGGAGTACGCGCGGTGACGCTGCGGACGGGCGGCATCCCGGAGACGATCCCGAAGGACTTCCCGGGGCGAGCGGAGCTGGAGGACAACATCGCGGCGAAGACGATGCTGGGCCGAGCGGCGACACTGGCGGACGTCGGAGCGGTGGCTGCATTCGTGGCCTCGGACCGAGCCAGGACGATGACGGCTTCGACGGTCAACATCAGCTGCGGCGCGTTGGTGGATTAG
- a CDS encoding SCO6745 family protein encodes MSTSPARRLWAAVEPLHAVVYFAPETASAAKDVGLRGYWMGYFAGRLAPLGPVGPAAATSVLFGFAPAMVARALPDAWSFASPRDVLATRLEAVEAALSRVVEPDAELVSLLERAAGACRFDGRPLAAAWSAVPRPPGALGRLWLAATVLREHRGDGHVLAAVHAGLTGLETTLTHIGDGVIGRADVQPHRGWSDAEWTEALASLRSRGLLDGDGRLTAEGAAVRRRIEEDTDRLAQAPVAELGADLDRVLELAVPLSRAAIDAGVVPVPNPMGVPRP; translated from the coding sequence ATGAGCACTTCACCGGCCCGGCGGCTGTGGGCGGCCGTGGAACCCCTGCACGCGGTCGTCTACTTCGCGCCGGAAACCGCGTCGGCGGCGAAAGACGTCGGCCTGCGGGGCTACTGGATGGGCTACTTCGCGGGCCGTCTCGCGCCGCTGGGCCCGGTCGGTCCCGCGGCGGCGACCTCGGTGCTGTTCGGTTTCGCCCCGGCGATGGTGGCGCGGGCGCTGCCGGACGCGTGGTCGTTCGCGTCGCCGCGGGACGTGCTCGCGACCCGGCTGGAGGCGGTCGAAGCCGCGTTGTCGCGCGTGGTGGAGCCGGATGCCGAACTGGTGTCGCTGCTGGAACGGGCGGCCGGCGCGTGCCGGTTCGACGGGCGCCCGCTGGCCGCGGCGTGGTCCGCGGTCCCGCGCCCGCCGGGAGCGCTGGGGCGCCTGTGGCTGGCGGCGACGGTGCTGCGCGAGCACCGCGGCGACGGGCACGTCCTGGCGGCCGTCCACGCGGGCTTGACCGGCCTGGAGACGACGTTGACCCACATCGGCGACGGCGTGATCGGCCGCGCCGACGTCCAGCCGCACCGGGGCTGGTCCGACGCGGAGTGGACGGAGGCGCTGGCGAGCCTGCGTTCGCGCGGGTTGCTGGACGGAGACGGGCGCCTGACCGCGGAGGGCGCGGCGGTGCGGCGCCGGATCGAGGAGGACACGGACCGCCTGGCGCAGGCCCCGGTCGCCGAGCTGGGCGCCGACCTGGACCGGGTGCTCGAGCTGGCGGTCCCGCTGAGCCGGGCGGCGATCGACGCGGGTGTGGTGCCGGTGCCGAACCCGATGGGCGTCCCGAGGCCGTGA
- a CDS encoding SAM-dependent methyltransferase, producing MPHDQPMTVENLLKRDFWEALYQREDQIWSGNVNVNLRTEVDGLTPGRALDLGCGEGGDAIWLAEQGWTVDAADISTTALARAEAAAGAAGVTVRWVHRDILQWQPEEQYDLISAQYVHLPPDLRRDVFSACAAAIRPGGSLLVVGHSPKAMREFDGRKPPAELYFEPEEITGYLGDPWQWLVETCETRGEGHHTDAVYRAKRLEA from the coding sequence ATGCCGCACGACCAGCCGATGACCGTCGAGAACCTGCTCAAGCGGGACTTCTGGGAAGCCCTGTACCAGCGTGAGGACCAGATCTGGAGCGGGAACGTCAACGTCAACCTGCGGACCGAGGTCGACGGGCTGACCCCGGGACGCGCCCTCGACCTCGGCTGCGGTGAAGGCGGGGACGCGATCTGGCTGGCCGAGCAGGGCTGGACCGTCGACGCCGCCGACATCTCGACCACCGCGCTGGCCCGCGCCGAAGCCGCGGCCGGGGCGGCCGGCGTGACCGTCCGCTGGGTGCACCGCGACATCCTGCAATGGCAGCCGGAAGAGCAGTACGACCTGATCTCCGCCCAGTACGTGCACCTGCCGCCGGACCTGCGCCGGGACGTCTTCTCGGCGTGCGCGGCCGCGATCCGGCCAGGTGGCTCGCTGCTGGTCGTCGGGCACTCGCCGAAGGCGATGCGCGAGTTCGACGGCCGGAAGCCGCCGGCGGAGCTGTACTTCGAGCCGGAGGAGATCACGGGCTATCTGGGCGACCCGTGGCAGTGGCTGGTCGAGACGTGCGAGACGCGCGGAGAGGGCCACCACACCGACGCCGTCTACCGCGCGAAGCGGCTGGAGGCCTGA
- a CDS encoding discoidin domain-containing protein gives MTRRALVLVVTLFLALATAGAPAANAATTQPTFLTFYGWWDNTPPGGDISYPQIHGTAGGKGTYTDPITFATSSDELKPGTKVWVPRVKKYFIMEDGCDECSADWNSHGPNGGPGLRHIDLWLGGKGGSAFDAIDCEDALTHYNADNTPVMEPVVVDPPSNEPYDATPIFNTSTGECYGGAKPNTTVGQYRNESTGTCLEAPSSGTALKVAPCTGSAAQRFTFHGAFLVIDGKCAGISGSSIVLQTCTGGPAQQWSVNPDGTISDIQTSKKCFRASGTTVTAGSCSGAQARWAFTAAGTPSGLSVTPSSVSVAPGASATATVTATDSVTLSASGAPAGVTVSFSPAAIPAGGTSTVTVSASATASPGSATITLSGGTKTASLGLTVTAGTETLLSQGKTATASSTESSSYPASAAFDGNLTSTRWASKEGTASEWLRVDLGATKAISHVKLTWEAAYGKAYRVETSADGTTWTAIYSTTTGNGGTDDLTGLAGSGRYVRMTGVTRGTSYGYSLYEMQVYGTA, from the coding sequence ATGACCCGGCGCGCGCTCGTACTCGTCGTCACCCTGTTCCTCGCGTTGGCCACCGCCGGTGCCCCCGCGGCGAACGCGGCGACGACGCAGCCGACGTTCCTCACCTTCTACGGCTGGTGGGACAACACGCCGCCCGGCGGCGACATCTCCTACCCGCAGATCCACGGCACCGCCGGCGGCAAGGGCACCTACACGGACCCGATCACCTTCGCCACCAGCAGCGACGAGCTCAAGCCCGGCACGAAGGTCTGGGTGCCGCGGGTGAAGAAGTACTTCATCATGGAGGACGGCTGCGACGAGTGTTCCGCCGACTGGAACAGCCACGGTCCCAACGGCGGACCCGGCCTGCGGCACATCGACCTCTGGCTCGGCGGCAAGGGCGGCAGCGCCTTCGACGCGATCGACTGCGAAGACGCGCTCACGCACTACAACGCCGACAACACGCCGGTCATGGAGCCGGTGGTCGTCGACCCGCCGTCGAACGAGCCCTACGACGCGACGCCGATCTTCAACACCAGCACCGGCGAGTGCTACGGCGGCGCGAAGCCGAACACGACGGTCGGCCAGTACCGCAACGAATCCACCGGCACGTGCCTCGAAGCCCCCAGCTCCGGCACCGCGCTGAAGGTCGCGCCCTGCACCGGAAGCGCCGCCCAGCGGTTCACCTTCCACGGCGCCTTCCTGGTGATCGACGGCAAGTGCGCGGGCATCTCCGGCAGCTCGATCGTGCTGCAGACCTGCACCGGGGGCCCGGCGCAGCAGTGGTCGGTCAACCCCGACGGCACCATCTCCGACATCCAGACGAGCAAGAAGTGCTTCCGCGCCTCGGGCACGACGGTCACCGCGGGCAGCTGCTCGGGCGCCCAGGCCCGGTGGGCGTTCACCGCCGCCGGCACCCCGAGCGGCCTCAGCGTGACGCCGTCGTCGGTGTCGGTCGCGCCGGGCGCTTCGGCGACAGCCACCGTCACGGCCACGGATTCCGTCACGCTCTCCGCGAGCGGCGCGCCGGCGGGCGTCACCGTGTCCTTCTCCCCGGCGGCGATCCCGGCGGGCGGGACCTCGACCGTCACGGTCAGCGCCTCGGCCACCGCGTCCCCCGGCTCGGCGACGATCACCCTGAGCGGCGGCACGAAGACCGCTTCGCTGGGTCTCACGGTCACCGCGGGCACGGAAACCCTGCTGTCCCAGGGCAAGACCGCGACGGCGTCTTCGACGGAATCGTCGTCCTACCCGGCGAGCGCGGCCTTCGACGGGAACCTGACGAGCACCCGCTGGGCGTCCAAGGAAGGGACCGCGTCGGAGTGGCTGCGCGTCGACCTCGGCGCCACCAAGGCGATCTCGCACGTCAAGCTGACCTGGGAAGCCGCGTACGGGAAGGCCTACCGCGTCGAGACCTCGGCGGACGGCACGACCTGGACGGCGATCTACAGCACCACGACCGGCAACGGCGGCACGGACGACCTCACCGGCCTGGCGGGCAGCGGACGGTACGTGCGGATGACCGGCGTCACGCGCGGCACGTCGTACGGCTACTCGTTGTACGAGATGCAGGTGTACGGCACCGCCTGA